GGCACGGCCGTTGCCTTGTGGTTCGGACACCGGACATCGGTAGACTTTGACTTTTTCTCAACAACAAAGGATCTTTTCGTCTCCAAAACAACAGACAAATTGAGCTTTGTTAAAAAATTCAAGGTCG
The sequence above is drawn from the Cloacibacillus sp. genome and encodes:
- a CDS encoding nucleotidyl transferase AbiEii/AbiGii toxin family protein produces the protein MVFQPKVEILPAAQRELWPLLSEVPQDFVLYGGTAVALWFGHRTSVDFDFFSTTKDLFVSKTTDKLSFVKKFKV